A window of Anas acuta chromosome 28, bAnaAcu1.1, whole genome shotgun sequence genomic DNA:
ATGCGAcggaggtggggaggaagggatttgggagggggggggggggcgctcaGCAGGCGTTATTTCTGTCCGCTGATGGACTGCGATATAGACCGGGGGGGGATCATATCTAAAAGGTATTCCCGCTGCCGGTCCGCCAAACTCGACGCTTTGTGGCCTCCGATGCCAGCGTTCAGGTACGCAATGTTAACACCTgcagaggggagagaaaagcagctggGGACTCCTCTCGGACGtgcagcagccggggggggcggTGGATTTCCCCCCCCTGACCTCCCACCCGCCCGCTCCCCGGGGCCGTTACCTGGCATGCCGAGGAGACCGCCCGCCACCGAGAGCTGCGGCGCCTGCGCAAAGTTGGAGAGCATGGAGCGGGCAGAGGTGGGGATGCCGCGCTGCAAAGTGCTCTGGGGCTGCGGAGCCTGCggggggagagaagaaacaagGGGACGTGAGCCGACGGCGTGCCGGGGGGGGACGGGACCCGCAAGGACCGGGTGAGCCGGGGGGGGCTGAGTCTCTCCGGAGGAGCCCAGCTGGAGGATGAGGAGTCGGACACAGCCCAGCCCGGTGCACGGCAGCGCGGTCCCAGACGGGTCACCGGGACTCCGGTTAGGAGCAACCGCGGagtccaggggaaaaaaagcagagtgCCCAAGAGCCTAAACCCACTGGGAGGACCGGGAGAAGGCAGCGGGGTGCTCACGGCTCCCTCGCTGCAGGGGGGCTCGCTGCgcccagccagctcccagccagcccAAATCCTGCCCGTGAGAGGTGAGGGTGATTTGGGGACGGGCGGGAGCCCCTCACCTGCCGGAGCGTGTGGTGCCTCATGATGTTCTCCTGCTTGCTGACGCTGGAGACGGCAGGAGCCGCAGTGGGGGACAAGGCCGCCTGCTGCTGTAGCCTCTGCTCAATTTCCtgcaaggaaggaagaggagaggagaggcctCAGGTGAGGGGGGGGAGGCTCAGACCTCACCCCGCGAGGTGAGAGCCCTGCCCCAGCGGGTGGCATCCCAGGAGCAGGGCAAAGCGGGTTCCTCCCACGGGCTGCTGTCCCCATGCGGTGCAATCACAGCTTGATTTGAAGCCCCGCTGCCCACTTAGAGCTCAGCCGCGTTCCCAAGGTGTGACTGGAACTGCAGGCTCGCTGCAGCCAGCACCGAcagcttttttctctctgcaccCACTTGTTACAAACAGCCCAGGGAAGACGACGCCTCCTGCTCCGAAACAGGCACGTCTGACTTGTCAGCAGCCGGATTCCGCTTcatcttgtgtgttttttttttgtgtgttttttttttaagcagttcaCAAATTCTGATTCCGGTTTATTCCCCCCCAGGGCCTCCAAACAAGTTCTGCAGCACCAATTTATCACGGGAACCCAGCGAGTcgtccctcccccccccccccccattttcgTTTTCGTAGCCGAGCGAGCAGGCAGCAAGCGGTTAAGCGACTTCCCTCGAGTTCCAGGAAGTCAGTGGCAAAGCGGGGAGAGCAGCCAGCTGTCCTGACTCAGCCCTCAGCCCACTCTGCCTCCCACTGCTGTCAGCGGGACGAGTCACCGAGCCGGCACCGAGGAGAGGCAGAGCCGCTCCTGGAACACCCCGCGCACGGCGGGAGCAGGCAGCGCGTCCCCAAGGAGAGGTGAAACTCCTCGAGGAGCCCCAGCAGAGAAACCAAAAGGATGGAGGTGCACAAAGGGAGGGGAGCAGCGGCTCCCGGTGCCCCGAGGGGGAGCCGGGTTCACCCAGCAGGTTCGCCGTGCGCGCCAGGCActtgcctgctcctgctgcaaagCCTTGACGAAGGCGTTCTTCAGCCGGTTGGTGTGCTCTGCCTTCAGTGCCTTCTTCTGGTTGGAGGTCATGCACTGCTCGCACAGGATCTTgccatttttctcctgcttccaGTGCGGGGTGAAGTCGGTGCGGCACTGAGCGCAGACGAAGGGCTCCACACGCAGGAGGGACGCGCAGCTTTTCCCTGCAAGGCGCCAGGAGCGGGAGTTAAGTGGGGCAACGGGGCAGCTGGGCTCTTACACCGCCTCCTCCCACCTCGGGCACAACACCAACGCAGCATCGTGCACGGCGCCGGCACACGAGGGAAGGTGCCAGTGCTCCAAGGGGTGGAAGAGAGTCCCGGGAGGGCTGCACGGTGGAGGGAAGGGCGAGgtgggagctggtggggctTCCCGGGAGCTTACAGCCAACAAAACCCCGCTGCCAGCATcacaaggagctgctgctgcccctaGGCCTTGGCACCCCCAGCACGGGGACCCTCGGGGCTCCCAcgggagcagccagcagccagagAGCCCCTGCCCAGCGCGGGCtgtcccttccagcctctcGCACCTCCCTTTTGCAGGGGTTCTCGCCCCAAAATCGCTGCCGTGGGCTTTACGTAACCCAGTTCGTGCAACTCCGCCACCAGCTAATCGTCCCGTTCCCATGGCAACGGGCAGCAGAGCCCGAAAACGGGCCGAGGTGCTCAAAAACCAGGGCGAGGTGCTCAAAAATGGGGCAAGACGCTCAAAAACCAGCCACGGGGAGCTTGGGGCTGCCGGGGACGGGCAGGGGCACGGCCCCTCGctgcggggacagggacagcagccGGCCACGGAGCCCGGGTGCTCCCAGCTCGGGGGCTCAGCGGGTTTTGCATCTCAGCTCCCCGACatttggggacagggacgggccCGGGAGAGCCCTCCCCACGCCCAGGCCCTACCAGGCGGGTTGCACCGGCCACCGAGCCTCGCGGCACAGCCAGGGCTCGCGGGAGGGCTGCAGGCTCGGCACATCAAGGCTGCTGCCGGGGAGAGGCTCTcccacagcaccagccccgCCAGACGGGCTCCGTGCCCGCGGGGCAGGCAAGGAGGCAGCTCCCGACTGCTGCGGGGCCAGGCGTGGCTggaaaaaagctgcagcaagaGGGGATGGAGGACAAAGCTGGGTACGGGCAGCAAGTGCtcgcctgcagcccccaagcCGCGGGTTTCAGCGTTGTGCAGAGCAAGAAGGGGATGGAAGGAGCCGGCTCGTGGTAACGCTGCCGGTGCCGAAGCAGGGGAACGCTCCCCGGGGCTCACCTTGGCTGTCGATAACGCTCTGTaccacctcctccagccccaccaTGTAGATGAACTCGCTGTTGGCTGCGCTCGGCAGGAAGTGAAGCAGGGGCGCGGGCGGCTTCGGGGGTGGGATCTCCAGCAGCGTCTTCTCCAGCTGCTTGCGCAGGGCAAGCTTGGCGGCTGCCTGGGAGTTGGCGGCGTCGTTCAGAgcactggggctggggagcgGAGACGACACCCTGTTCACAGTGCCAGGCTGGATGTGAGAGGCAAGGTTCATATAGATGGCTGAAGACGACGTACGCTGGCAAGGAACAGAAGAACTTGATtgctgggaggaagaggagaaggggaTTAATGTAGGGCTGGTACTTGGAGCAGGAGAGAGCCTCGTGCGCCCCGGATACGGCTCAGCTCCTAAAGCAGCCCCCCGACAACCCGCCCTGTGCCTGCACGCCTTGTGAAGGGGCCATGCTAGGACTCAGGAGCACTGAGCACGGCTCAGCCCCTCCGAGGAGCCAGGCACGAGGCAGGTGCCCACGGAGCGAGGCGCCCGGCGAGGCTCGGCGTGGGGAGCAGCCCGAGGACCCTGCAGGTGAGGGAAGGCGTTGAGGAGCTGCAGGCCCAGCGGTGTGTAGGCAGCTCCGCGCGCCGTGATTCACTCGCTGGCACCATTGTTCACGGCAAGTTCTGCTCCTCCACCTTTTGCTTCACCGAGCTGGCGCGCGCCCAGGCAGCATCCCCGCTGCCAGATGGTGCCCGTCCCTCCCACACAGGTGCTCCGAGCGTGCCAATTCCCTCCTCTTCCATTTCCAGCAGCTTTCCTTCGGCATCCTCCGTTCGTTTGGATTCGCGGTCCCTCCGGCACGTGACGGTAACAGAGCACAAAGACTTCTGCTGACCTGATGCTGCAGCTTTCGCAGTCTTTTGTGATAAGAAGCCATCAGCCTGCAACCTATTTGAGCacggctgctgccagcctttCACGGAGCCTACCTGTCTCCTGGGGTACCAACACTTCAACGCTTGCAAAGGAGAAAATCCCACACAGCAACAAACTGGCTCAGCAACTCAAACAGGGTCAACTACCAAAGCTCGGGGGACAGCGCTGCGTTGATCGAGAACAACACGcagaagataaaacagaaaactgggGCAGACTGCTTGAAGCCGGCTAATACCCGGCTGATTGTGAAAAAGGGCAGAGAACCGAGCTAATCCCAAACCAGTTGGTCTACCGTAGGTCTGAACTAATGGTAGAGCCGATCGGGGATGACTCACGCAGATTTAAATGAGAAGATGATGAATTAACACCAATGAACTTGCAACTCTTCTGTAAGaggctgttgtgtttttttgtttgcttttttaaaatcagacgTGCAATTACGTTCGACAGTTGCTCAAATGCAAGGCTTTTGGACCGTTGTGGAGTCACGTTTGTAATTTATACGGATTTGCACTAGAGCATCGTTAGGACAGATTAAATGGCTTAAGAACTGGCAACAACCCCTGAAAGGAGCCAGGAGTGGTTGTTAACCTGGGCCCGCAGAGCCACACAGCGTGGCAGCCAAGCGTTGTAGCCCGGGACAAGGAAACAAGACTGTGCACAGAGCACAGGGGCGCATCCCAGGGAGCTGGTCTGTGCGCAGGAGAAGGGCTGTTTTGCTTCATGCAGCACCGAGGAGACCAGTGCTCCAGCTGGGAAGTggtatttctttcctctccactGCCAGTTTGACTTCCAGATGTAAAACGGATGGGTTTAAGTGTCCGGCTCCTAGAGCTTGGCTCAGTCTTCCTCTTCAGGGAGAGGAACAGGGGCTGCTCCCAAAGCGGTCACCTCGCTGCACTGGGGCCTTGGCGGCACCGTTTGGGTGACCCAGCGTGGTGGAAGCTTTCCATTAGCTACCATCCCACTCCACACACGGGTCAGGGATGTTTCCCTGTGTCCACACTCTGGACGCGTTTCCAAACCTCACTGCGATGACTTCACCCTGAGCCCCTCCACGGCACGCACCGGGCCCGGAGGCGCCTCCTATTTCCCTTCCTGGCCAACCCCACGGGGCAACTGTGCCCAAAGAGCGGCGAGTCGGGGACCTACCGGCTGGTAGTTGATGGCTGGATTCATGCTTGGAGTTGTAGTGCGGATGAGGCCAGGCTTAGGAGGAACGCGCTGCCCTTGTAACTGGGCAGGGTTCGGAGCAATCACACGCTGCGACATAAGCATATGGGGCAGAGTCGTGTTTGTGGCAGACCTAATGACACTGTGACCCTGTcaagaaaggaaacaagaagGAGATAAAGAACTGGAGGCAAAGCAGGGTTTTTAGTTCCCTGAGCAGGCTCTACGACAGCCGAGCATCTCCACTTAGCCGAAATTCACGTTACGTTCAAAGGAGAGAGACTGCTCAAAGACCCCACTTCTCCTCCAAACATTCTTTACTTAAATAACCACATTCATTTTGCCTAAAACAAGGGTGTCTCACGTTAACATACTCCTATTTTCCTCTCTAGGCCGCAGGCCACGATGGTTCAGGAGCTGATTCTCCAGACCCACCTCCGTGGCCTATACTGCATTAAACACAACCGAGCCGATTTGATCAATATGTACAAATGCAagggaaaaaggacaaaaaaaaccaaaaaaaacccacagcaggcAGTTTGCCAGCTAATGCTGGCAGTGCCGGACACAGCGTGGGGCTCAGTGAGGGGCTCGGGAGGTCCCCAAGGAGGCCGAGGGCCAGGGCCAACCTGCCCAGGGTCCGCTCATCTCCGTGCAccaccagcagggctctgctgggaggagggcaggtGGAAGGGCTcgatttttttgtgtgtcttaaaCCACTCCTGTCTGACAAGCTTTCTCTgcccccccctttatttttttttaatctattttttttttctagatgagGTTCTTCATTGTCATACGCAAGAAAATCTTCACAAAGCCCCTGCAAACAATGCgtttcctcttcccctccagccCGTTTCCTTTACCAGTCCGGTCCCACTGTGAAGCCACAATAGACCTGACCCCAGAAGCGTTGCCatagcaaagcaaacaaatgccACCAACAAAGGAGATGGGTAAGGGAGGGAGAAGTGATCAGCAAGGCTGCAGCCAAAGCCTTCGGCAGAAGCACGAGGAGGCCAcgggcaggcagctgcaggagggacaCCGCAACGAGCTCCTGCACGGCCCGGGCGCCTTCCTCCCAGCATCTGCTTTCCCAACAGCATCACGGGGACGTCGTGCATCTCATTTCTGTCCCCCGGCCCCCTGCCAGCAGGGCAAAGCCCACGGGGTGATGCCGCAGAgccctggggaggcagcagccgAGCGAGGTGCTTTCACCCACAGCTCCGGCTGGTGACATCCAGAGCGAGCACGGAGAGGTAGGCGGCTGGGCCGGCACCCCGCTCTGCCCACAGCACTTTCCCAAAGAAGGGGAACATTTCAACCCCgtgttttgtttgcattttgcttccccctcttcctctgCCCATTCTGTGCTGTTTCAGAACGCTGCCGAGCCCTCCCGGCCGCTAAGTGCAAGCTAACAGctttcctcctgcagccccagagcTTGTGTCAccgagcagcaggcagctttcTTCAGGGTCAGCACCAGCCCCTAAATTCAGCTCCTCCCAcctcctgagctgctgctggaggaaccTCCAAGCTTTGTGACCACTTTTCTGCTCAGGGTGCTGAGAAGTGCCAGCATTTATCTGCCTCTTGGCAAAAGCACCTTAGTCAGCCAGGAGGACTGATGTGCACGCGGCGGAGACGTTCGCTCATTCACGCACACCTGAGGGTGATGTGGGGCCCTCTGCACAGCAAACGGCCTCGGGAAGGCTCACCTGTAATGTCCTTAAGTTCTGAGGCTCAACCCCCTGAGCTCCAGGCCTGGAGGGAAGCTTGGACAGTCCCTGCTGTCCCACGTGAGCAGGAGATGGCTGGACAATAGACGCCGCATTCTGGACGACCGGAGTCTGGATcgagagaaaacaaatactggGTCAACGCGGTGCTGGAAAGGAGCTGTACCAAGACCCGAGGCCAGCTGGTGCTCAAATGTTTCAGAGCTGCACAAATTCACCTCCCCAGCTGTCCGCACGGGCAGCACGGTGGCCTGGCCTGTGGATTCGCTACGCACTTAGCTAAGAAAGATCCCACAGGCACAGAAGTGGAGTAAAGGAAGGTCCAAAACCAGCGAGTCCTCAGCATTTCTCCACTAACAGGCTGCTTTATAGCACCCacccccccagccagccccaagcgctgctgctcagagcttcACCTTCTGTACCACGTTCTCCTTCTGCAGCTGGCTTTGTCTCAGTTTCTTCAGCAACACAAGCCTGGCCTCCTCCAGCCGGAGCTCATCCCGGAGCTGCTTGATGAGCTGCTGTCGCTCCTCTATGCTTTTACCCTACAAGCACACCGAAAATCAGTCAGAATTTGCACAGTCAaaacctgctgctgtgcctcgATGGCAAGAGGGCATTAGGAGGGGTTACTAATTAGGAGTTTGTAGCACAGGTAATGAGCCACCATGACCAGAAGTGACCACGTTGCTTGGAAATCCCCCCCGGTTCCCAAGCCCTTCAAAAAGCGccccccctgcagcaggagggctccCCCTGCTCGCTGCCCCCACTTCTCAAGAGCTCCAAGGAAGCCCTTACCTTGAACATTTCAAGATTTGCTGCCTTAAGTCTTTCTTCCATGCGAGAGCTGGACCGGGGACTGGACGCCTCATTGTCGGAGAGGACAATTATATCTGGAGAAGGGGTTAATCGCCCCCTGTCCTGGTCGCTGCGGgacagaagggagaaaaaagattgAGCCGTGACTCCAAGAGCTCAGCagtgagctgggagctgggagctcgCTGCTTCTTGTTCTGTCACGAGCAGACGGCCAGCGCCAGGACAGGAGCATCCTCTGCTCACAGGTGATCGCGTTGGGAAGGGAACGGGCTCGCTGGAAATTTTCCTGCACTGGGGTGAAAGGTGGATTGCTCGGGTGTTAATGAGCCACGGAGCAAGCAAACAGGGAGAGACATCCAGAACCGGGAGCTGCGAGGAGGGGGAGCAGCAGTGAcactgctgcctggtgctgctcgTCCttacccaaacccaaacccatcGTCCTCATCCCACCCCCTGAATGACAAGGATGGGACACGTCCCCAGGTCAGCGCAGACGTAAGCGCCCCGAACCTCCCTCACTGCAACTCTATTTTAAAAGGCTGCCCGTGAAGGGAAGCCTGAGCAAACACCCTGCGCAGAGGCAGGAGACCCGGCTGCACCGTGACCTAGAAACCGGTCAATGAAAGGAGCGGAATGACGAGAGCCCCtcgctgggaaaaaaaaaaatcaaaatcaaaatcaatgCCGTGCGCCGGCAGCACCCGAGCGCTGCTTCGTTTGTTGTGGCATCGTCCTGAGCGAGGAGATGCTCCTAAAAGCCCTTTCCTATCGCTGAGTCAACACGATGGTGCTTGGAGAGCCTTGGAAAACGCTCAGCAGTCGGGGGGAAGCGGTGAGAGCAGCGCAGCTACGACGGCACCGGGCTCGCTGCCACCACCACTGGAAGGTCTccgaggctgcagcagggaggagatgcCCGGATTATCCCATCCGGGGCTTCGGGCTCGGAAAAGCCAGCACGAGCCACAAAGCCAAGCCCAAATCCCCAGGCTGCAGTACTCCAGGGGCCGTGAATCCAGCCGGGATGCCAGGAGCCTGATTCATCCCGCTGCCCCCACGGGACACGGCCCGGGGGCCGTTTCCCTGCCAGACCCCGAGGGCTGGGTTTGGTCTCAGTACCACTGGACGAGGGTtaggagaggagctctgctgaGGTCGGTCACCACCAGCGGGCAGGCTCCTGGCCACACCGGGGCTTTGTGCCCGCTGcaggctgctgagagcagcacctgggggtCTCCGGGGCAAGCCCCCAGCACCAGAGAAGGTCCAGGACACCCCACAGGGAGGGACTCGACCCTAAAGCATCCCCCAAAGCACCCCGGAGGAGCCCAGCGCCGGGCTCTGCTTCGGGGTTCTCCTGGAGGCGCTGCCGCCGCGCTGGCAGCCGGTGGTTGTCTTGGACGAGCACCCAGCTACGTCCGGGCTGTTTTATTTACATTCCgtggaggcaaaaaaaaaaaggcaaaaaaaaaaaaaaaaaaagccagcgTCAAAGCCAGACAGGGGAAAACGGGGCCATCTGCAAAGAATTGCTGAATATGTCAggattgttttatttacttttgtcGAGGCAAGGGCGTAATTACAACAGAACTACTGGAAGGAAAGCTGCGCTGCTCGTGCAGGAGGCAGGCAAAGGTGAGAAGGGAAGGAGCCCGTTCCCAGCCCGCCCCGGTTAATGACCCTTTATCAGCTGGCAGGCAGGTGACAGCACCTCGCCCTGagccttctccctctccttagGGCTGGCCCCCTGTGAAGCTGTCAC
This region includes:
- the GATAD2B gene encoding transcriptional repressor p66-beta: MDRMTEDALRLNLLKRSLDQADDRDDVLAKRLKMEGHEAMERLKMLALLKRKDLSGIEVPHELPVKQDGVKVYEEKLNGSLRPHGDGRTAGRPGKENINDEPVDMSARRSDQDRGRLTPSPDIIVLSDNEASSPRSSSRMEERLKAANLEMFKGKSIEERQQLIKQLRDELRLEEARLVLLKKLRQSQLQKENVVQKTPVVQNAASIVQPSPAHVGQQGLSKLPSRPGAQGVEPQNLRTLQGHSVIRSATNTTLPHMLMSQRVIAPNPAQLQGQRVPPKPGLIRTTTPSMNPAINYQPQSSSSVPCQRTSSSAIYMNLASHIQPGTVNRVSSPLPSPSALNDAANSQAAAKLALRKQLEKTLLEIPPPKPPAPLLHFLPSAANSEFIYMVGLEEVVQSVIDSQGKSCASLLRVEPFVCAQCRTDFTPHWKQEKNGKILCEQCMTSNQKKALKAEHTNRLKNAFVKALQQEQEIEQRLQQQAALSPTAAPAVSSVSKQENIMRHHTLRQAPQPQSTLQRGIPTSARSMLSNFAQAPQLSVAGGLLGMPGVNIAYLNAGIGGHKASSLADRQREYLLDMIPPRSISQSISGQK